In Magnolia sinica isolate HGM2019 chromosome 12, MsV1, whole genome shotgun sequence, a single genomic region encodes these proteins:
- the LOC131220850 gene encoding uncharacterized protein LOC131220850: MALLMWHDFLEQTWHLARIHPLAEYLPDERSGKPLNLPTLSLATSLGFLLFLGEEEDDLCFYFVKLHIMKVRLLQVFSSVWVMMNKRTRRLSQMPEEVRGEIEPYFIEHAAILDEDSRKLPKLNDNSADYMRALTN; encoded by the exons ATGGCCCTGCTGATGTGGCACGATTTCCTGGAGCAAACGTGGCATCTTGCAAGAATCCATCCTCTAGCAGAATATCTCCCAGACGAGCGATCAGGGAAGCCTTTGAACCTTCCTACATTG AGTTTGGCAACTAGTCTTGGATTTCTGTTATTTTTAGGGGAAGAGGAAGATGATCTATGTTTCTACTTCGTTAAACTACATATTATGAAGGTTAGGCTATTGCAAGTTTTTTCAAG TGTTTGGGTGATGATGAATAAACGGACTAGAAGATTGTCCCAAATGCCGGAAGAAGTTAGAGGGGAAATAGAACCTTATTTTATCGAGCATGCTGCTATCTTGGATGAGGACAGCCGAAAACTGCCAAAGCTCAACGATAACTCTGCGGATTACATGAG GGCTTTGACAAACTGA
- the LOC131220851 gene encoding plasma membrane ATPase 2-like isoform X2, whose amino-acid sequence MRIQPGLEQKIVILQDSFSSGDRLAIAKETECRLGMGTNLYPSSSLLGDSKDELVSALPVDELIEKADGFARVFPCDGVNDAPALKKANIGIAVADATDAARSASDIVLTEPGLSVIISAVLTSQAIFQKMKNYTVLS is encoded by the exons ATGAGGATTCAACCTGGATTGGAACAAAAGATTGTTATTCTGCAAGATTCGTTTTCTTCAG GTGATCGATTGGCAATTGCTAAGGAAACTGAGTGTCGGTTGGGAATGGGTACAAACTTGTACCCATCTTCATCTCTTCTGGGGGACAGCAAGGATGAATTAGTTTCGGCTCTACCTGTGGATGAACTAATTGAGAAAGCTGATGGTTTTGCTAGGGTGTTTCCTT GTGATGGGGTCAATGATGCACCTGCATTAAAGAAGGCAAACATAGGAATTGCAGTGGCAGATGCAACAGATGCTGCTCGAAGTGCTTCTGACATAGTTCTAACAGAGCCTGGACTGAGTGTAATCATTAGTGCTGTTTTAACAAGCCAAGCAATTTTTCAGAAAATGAAGAACTATACG GTACTATCATGA
- the LOC131220851 gene encoding uncharacterized protein LOC131220851 isoform X1, which translates to MEMGVVGFAANKSTCVGMLNGCANMGSMFLFQATPRTSDVYEMVYAWGYILPFSNFVLVMGFSYFYFLVVEDCVWNASTVYFQVALLFKEHQNLLEEFVSFLPNATGVDLMQRALVERSLAMPMVQQVHGEEVIWFCMQSVSGNGTTAQMPTRLSATHPPLKVGAPKCGT; encoded by the exons ATGGAGATGGGTGTTGTGGGATTCGCAGCTAACAAGAGCACTTGTGTAGGAATGCTAAACGGGTGTGCAAACATGGGCTCAATGTTCTTATTCCAAGCAACCCCACGCACAAGTGATGTCTATGAAATGGTATATGCATGGGGCTATATACTTCCGTTTTCTAATTTTGTGTTAGTAAtgggattttcatatttttattttcttgttgttGAAGATTGTGTTTGGAATGCTTCAACCGTTTATTTTCAGGTTGCCTTGCTTTTTAAGGAACATCAGAATTTGCTAGAGGAATTTGTAAGTTTCCTACCTAATGCCACCGGGGTGGATCTTATGCAGCGTGCTTTGGTAGAAAGGAGCTTGGCTATGCCCATGGTGCAGCAAGTTCATGGGGAAGAG GTAATTTGGTTCTGCATGCAATCTGTTTCTGGAAATGGCACGACTGCTCAGATGCCGACTCGGTTGAGTGCAACCCATCCACCCTTAAAAGTGGGAGCACCCAAATGTGGAACTTAG